The Myxococcales bacterium nucleotide sequence GGTAGGAACTTCCCTGAGTGATAAAGGTGAAGAGATGAAAAAAACGTTCCCAACCCTTCGTCATTTTAAACATGCCGTGCGCTGCATAGCGATGCAAAAAGAAAGTTTGGGAGAACACACTGCTGACCCAGTGCAACACAAAGAAGCTGAGGATGATGATGGTACCTGTTTGGAAAGACATGAGCGGTAGCCTACCGAACTCATGTCGGCACCGTATCTGAGCTATGTCACGATTCTGTCACAGCCCATCTTTTCTTCGGCCCGTGGAACGTGTACCATACCAAACTTCGCTTGATTCCGAACCATGACCACCTCGTTCAGTCGGCACAGCCAACTGCCCCGACACCCCCGCGTTCTGGCCATATATAAGAAGTCTGCTTACCAGACCTATGTGCGTGAGCGGAAAAACCCGCGCATGGTCGAGCTCCTTAAGCGCAAAGACCGCAGTGTGCACCGGCTGCTTGAGTCGCATGAGGCCCACGTCACGGGCGTCAAGGCGGCGCACGAGATCCTCACCTCTTTAGGCGCAAAGGTCGTCCTCCGCTATCGAAGCGATGCGGGTCAGACCGACGATTTCGACTTGGTAGTGACGTTGGGGGGCGATGGCACGCTCTTGTGGGTCTCGCACTTCGTCGGGGCCGAGACGCCTCTGTTGGCCATCAACACCGCGCCCGAGGATAGCGTGGGCTACTACTGTGCCGGCTCCGTCCAAACCATGCGGGAGCTGTTCACGAGGGCTCTTAAAGGAGAGCTTCCCAGTGTGCGGCTGACCCGAATGAGAATCGAAATGGACGACGAGCTGGTTCACAACCGTATTCTCAACGACATGCTTTTTGCACATGAGTGTCCCGCGGCCACGTCCCGGTATCTCATCGAGCACAACGGGATTCTCGAGGATCAAAAGTCGAGTGGCGTATGGGTGGGGCCAGCTGCCGGCTCCACCGCCGCCCGGCGTTCTGCCGGTGGTGCCGTCATGCCGTTGCTTTCTAAGCGGTTGCAATTCGTGGTGCGTGAGCCTTATCTCATGAACCGCAGCAGCCCAGCCATTTCTAAAGGCTATGTTGCTCCAGGCCGAGCGCTGATCCTTCAAAGCAAGATGCGACCTGGCCGGTTATATCTCGATGGCTCTCGTCTTCAGCGTGTCGTTGAGTTTGGGGCGGTATTGAAAATGATGCAGTCGGATGAACCATTGCTCCTTCTCGGTCACCAAAGAGCGCGCTAGGATACTACTATGCTAACCCCTACGACCACGGACTCCTCAATACAGCCATCGGTTTCACATGAAACGGCGATTTTAGGGCAAGGAGGCCTCGCCGTCCCCGGGTTGCCGTCTTTATCCATGGCATGGAGCAAGAACGGGCTCGTTGCCGTCTCCTTTCAACGGTTCGACGCATCGGATGCATGGGCAAAGGCGGCCCAGATGAAGGTGCCGGATGAGTTTGCTCGGCCTTTGATGCACTATTTTGCCGGAGAACCCGTCAACCCCGCTTTGCTGCGCGTGGATTTACAAGGCTCAGATTTTCAGAAGCGGGTCTGGACAGCGTTACGGCACATCCCGCGGGGAAGCGTGCGGTCGTATGCCGGGATCGCTGCGGACATTGGCTCGCCGCGTGCAGTGCGCGCAGTGGGCGGCGCAAACGCCGCCAACCCCGTGGCCGTAGTCGTGCCTTGTCACCGCGTGGTCGAAAGCGGCTTTCGCCTGGGAGGCTATTCTGGAGGACTCGCGATCAAACGGCATCTGCTCAGACTCGAAGGCATCGAAAGCCGCGATAATCGGGTCTACCCAGGACAGCTTGAGCTTGCCGGGGGCTGAGCACACTGTAAATAGGTTTCAAACCAGTAGCAAAGCCCGTCATGTTTCTGATCTTCACTCCGCTGGCTCAGCGAGAAACCGGCAGGAATCGGCGGAAAAAAAACATCACACGCGTATCGGGCTTTAATCCGTGTCAAATACAGGGCTTTGCACCAGGGTGACTGTAGCGCAAGCTCGTAAATTTGGGCGCCTCCAATGACAAAGGCTTCCGTCCCTGCGGGAGTATGCTTTGGTTCTTCCAATGAGAGTGCCTCGGCGATGCTATGCGCGGTAAGCACGCCGCCTGGCAGCGATAGATTCGGCTGGGTTGTGATCACTACATTAATACGGCGGGGTAAAGGCCGCACCTGTGCTGGCAGCGACTGAAAGGTGCGTCGCCCCATAATTACGAGATTTTTCGCAGGAGAAACGGAAGCGCCGGTGGTAATATCGCGAAAATGTTTGAGATCTGCGGGGATATGCCAGGGCAACGTGCCGTTTTTTCCGATTCCGCCCTCCTGATCGAGCGCGGCAACGATAGAAAAGGCGCGGCTCATACCGCCACTTGGAACTTGATGAACGGATGGTGCTGATAATCGCTGAGCACGATGTCGTCGTACTCAATGTCGAACAACGGCTTTTTTGCCACCTTGATTGAAGGCGGCGGCAGTGGTGCCCGCCTGAGCTGCTCTTTGATGCCGTCAAGATGGTTCAAATAAAGGTGGGCATCCCCGAAGGTGTGTATTAAATAACGCGGCCTCAGCTCGCACTCCTGCGCGATCAACGTCAGCAAAAGCGCATAGCTGGCAATGTTAAATGGCACGCCCAGCGCAAGGTCGGCCGAACGTTGATAAAGCTGGCAGTCGATCTCCCGGTTGCACACGTAGAATTGAAAAAACGCATGGCATGGCGGGAGTGCCATCTTTTGAAGATCGCTGACATTCCATGCACTGACAATCAGTCGGCGCGAATCGGGATCTTTGCGAATCGTATCGACGACTTGCTGGATCTGGTCGATGCCCTCTTTGCCCCACTGACGCCACTGACGACCATAGATGGGGCCAAGCTCTCCTTGGGAATCGGCCCATGCATCCCAAATCGGCGTATGTTGGGTGAGGTTGTCATAGATGTTGGTCGAGCCTTTCAAAAACCATAGTAGTTCCCTCACCACGGCACTGAACAGCACTTTCTTGGTGGTCAGAAGCGGAAATCCATCCCGAAGATCGTAGCGGTTTTGGATGCCGAACACCGATAGGGTACCTGTGCCCGTGCGATCAGTTCGTGGCTCGCCGTGCTCAAGGACATGTCGCACCAGGTCTAAGTAGGCTTGCATCGTGCGTTTTGGATCTAACCAACCTGTGAGTCACGGTCAATGGAACTTTGGATGCTCCGGGTGTATGGATATCCCATGAGCGCGCGTCACGACAGCGGGCGGGGGATTTTTAGGTAGCTGCATGGAGGCGCTCGCCTACGTCAACAGCTCTCTGGTTGTCATGCGGGCGCCGTCGCCTGTCACCCTCAACAAAGCCGGGGCCAACTATCGGAGTGAGGTGCCGTTTTTGGAGTATCATCCGCAGGCCGCCTACCTCGAATGGCTGGCGATGTGCGACGCGGTCCTTGCGTGTGGCGGAGATGCACTGGTGCACTTCGAGGAGCAGGACGAGCGTTTTCTCGACGTTGAGCACCTTCGCGTTATGGCCGATGGCACGATAGTCTCGGACGACTCTTCTGAGCCCTTAGGGACGGTGAACGATGTCTTGACGGGTCGGGTGTTCTCAGCCAATGGGCCGTGGGTCATCGTGGAGGGAAGGCGCATGCGGGCGCTTTTGCCCAATATGCTGACTCACAGAACGGCCGAGCTTCCCTACTATGAGCATCTCTTGGCCGAGATCGCCGATGCCTGTGATCTGGAGTTGAAACTGTCACGCAATCCCTACCGGTGGGAGGGCATGGCGGATGTCGTGGTGTGTGGAGAAAGGGCGATCCTGACGTATACCGTGCGTGGCCATTACGATAAGGGCGTGCCCCAAAAAACCTTACGCTCAAGCCTCGAAGGCGCCAACTACGCGAAGGAGTTTGCGCATCTCGGTCCCGAGGCGTGCGTATTCGCAGAACTGGTGTACCCACATTTTCATGGCGATACCGTGCAGTTTACTTTGAGGACATCGGACGGACCATTCTTGATGGCGTATCCCGAGGGTTTGTTTCCGGGCTGTGACGAGACCGTGATCCGGGCCATAGGGGAGGAGCGGTTACTTCGCATTGACAAGATCGACGCGGTCGAACATTACGCGGCCAACTCCCGACAGATAGAAAAGGGGGTACTCGTGCCCGACCGGGTGAGCGCCGCATTTACTGATCAACTCATCGCTTGCGGCCGGAGGCCGCATCCTGTGGGACTGACCGAGCTTTTTGGTAAAGCGGGAGGGGGCCCCGGGTGTGCGACCTTGTATCTTCCTCATAACCTCGAACTGCCCCCAACCTTCGCCGCCCGATATAGCACGCAACAAAAACAGGCCCATGCGAGGACTTCCCGCGTTGCCCGCACCCTGCGCGTAGAATCGGGGTTTTATGTCGGGCGCTCCCGCGGCTGATCAGCTGCCGACCGGAGGGCCGGAGCTTAGACGGCCCACATCAACTGGCCTTGGGCGTTGGCCTTGATCGCAAAGCGAGCAAACGTGGTGGGACAATGCTGGTTGAGCTCGTAAACAAGCTCGCCTTTCGTCATCGAGGAGCGCCCGTAGATGCCCAAGGCTTTTGCCCTCTCGTAGAGTTCTCGCTTGCTCCAGCGTGCATAGTTTACCAACCTGGTGGCGTGGCTCATGCTCAAGCTCCTTTCGGTACCTCGGAAGAAGGCAGCAAGGGGCATGCCAGCGCCACAAAAAAAGGGCGTTTTATTCATTGATGAAAGGCCGAGCGCTCGGTACCATCTCTGTAGCAAATTGCCTCAATGAGGCAAAATGTCACATTTTATACCAGTAGGCCTATGGCAATTGCGGCGGTAAGTAACTGTAAGGGCGTCCCGAAGCGCACAAAGTCCCCCAAGCGATATCCCCCTGGGCCGTACACCATCAGATTGGTTTGATACGCAATCGGAGACATGAAATTGCCGGCGCCCGCGAAAATAAGCACAAAGACCAACGACTTCAGATCGATGCCGGTGCGCACAGAGAGCGCAGCGGCGATGGGAAACACAAGCACAGCCGCAGCCTTCATGGTGATGACCGATCCCAAGAGCGCCGTCACCAGATAGATGGCGCAAAGTAAGCCGAGTTTGCCGAAAGGTTCGGCAAGACCAATGAGCCCGTCGCTCAGCACTCGGGCAAGACCGCTTTCCGAGACGGCGGCAGCGAGTCCGAAGGAGGCTGCAATAGTGAGCACCACGGGGATGTCCACGGCCCGGCGGGCTTTTGCGAAAGTGATGCATCGAGTGGATATCATGGCCAGCGTAGCCAAGAGCACGGCATGCAGCAGGGACATCCATCCTAGAGCGTTGAGCACCACCATGATCGCAACAATGCTCAGCGCCACCCAGCCTTTTTCGAACTGCACAGGCTCGCTCCCCTCGACGGCGCTGATCAGGGCAAAGCTCGCGTTGTTTTGATGGGTTTTGACAAACGTTGGGAGCGTCTCGAGCAACAATGTATCGCCCGGCATGAGCACGATATCGCCGATTTTGGATTTGATACGCGCGCCGCTGCGGTGCACGGCAATGATAGCTGCATCGTAGTTCGTTCGAAAACGAGAATGGCGAATACTGTGACCTATGAGCGGCGAGTGCGCGGCGACAACCGCTTCGAGCAGGCGGCGGTTTGGACGCGCATGTGCTAGCTTATCTACCTGATTTGTGGCCGGGACGAGGCCTCGGATGTTTCGGAGGTCCACCACGCTTGCGACGATGCCCGCAAACAATAGCTCATCGCCTGATCGGATGACATGGTCCGGGGAAGGGGCAGGAATGACATCTCCTCCGCGATCGATTTCGACTAGGTACAGGCCAGGAAGTTGTCGCAGGCCTGCTTCTTCGATGGTCTTATTCACCACGATGGAATCCGGAAGCACCCGCATGCTGACGGTATACTCCCGGCTGCCTAAGGGATTTTGGGGTTGCGAATCTCCTTTTGGCAGCAGCCAACGGGAGAAAATCGCCATGTACGCGATGCCAGCGAGAGCGATAGGCGCGCCTATCTTGGCTTGCTCGAAAATGCCAAAGCGAATGGTTGCATCGTAGTCATGGGCGAGCTGAGCCACCAGCAGGTTGGTGCTGTGTCCAATCAGGGTGCAGGTTCCCCCAAGAATCGCCGCATAACTCAACGGCATAAACAGTGCTTGACGCGGTATGCCAATGCGACGCGACCAACTACCGACGATGGGCATCATCATGGCAACCAACGGCGTGTTGTTGAGAAACGCCGAGATGCACGTGACCGGAAGCGTTAGCCGCAGTTGGGCCGCAAGCGCATTTTTGGGGTAGCCTAACACATAGTGTGCGATGCCATGGACGGCACCGGTGTCGCGAATCGCGCCGCCAAGCACAAACAACAGGGCCACCGTCACCGTGCCCTCGTTGGAAAAGCCAGACAGCGCTTGGGCGCTTGAAATAACGCCTATCAAAAGTAGCACAGCGACGCCCGCGAGCATCAGCACATCGGTGCTTGCAATGTTCCGGATCAATCCAATCACGATCAGCGTAATCACGGCAATCGTGAACCATGCCTCCGAGGTCATGAGGGGGTCAGTGCTGTGCGACGCCAGGCAGAAATCCCTTGCGCGGCGCTATGGGCGGAACTGCCCGAGCGACGCTGGCGCTGTTGAGCATACGCGGAGGCGATTGCCAAGGCTCGTTTGACATCTTGCGCGGGCTCAGGCGCACGAAGCACTTCCGGATGACGGTCTATGAAGTCCGTGGCGTAGTGTCCCGATTGAAAAGCCTGTGTAGAGAGAACCGATGACAGAAACGAAAGATTGGTATCAACGCCCACGATCACATACTCGAAAAGGGCGCGTTGCATGCGCTGGATGGCTGCTTCACGGGTAGGACCCCACGTACATAGCTTGGAGATCAAGGCATCATAGGCCGCCGGAACCTCTGCGCCCTCATAGTAACCAGTATCGTTACGGACATTGCCCCCAGAGGGCTCCCGGAGGATTTTGAGGAGACCTGGGGACGGCAAGAACCCCCGATAAGGGTCCTCGGCGTATACGCGACACTCCAAAGCGTGTCCCGAGTGCACGACATCATCCTGCGTGTAGCCGAGAGGCTCGCCAGCAGCCACGCGCAGTTGCTCTTGTACGATATCGAGGCCGGTGATGAGCTCGGTGATCGGATGCTCCACTTGGATCCGCGTATTCATTTCCAGAAAATAAAAGGAGTTGTCGTCTTCAGAGAGCAAAAACTCCATGGTTCCTGCGCCCGCATAGCCCAAATGGGCGGTTGCGCGCTGAGCCGCGAGTGCCATTTCAGGAATCAATGCCCGGGCCGATGCGGTAAGGGGTGCAGGCGTCTCCTCGAGTAGCTTTTGATGGCGGCGCTGGATGGAGCAGTCACGCTCAAACAGATGGACGGCGTTGCCGAATGAATCGCCGAGGACCTGGATTTCAACATGTCTGGGGCGCAGAATCGCCCGTTCCAAGTAAACGACGTCAGAGCGAAATGCCTTCATGGACTCACGCCGTGCCGCATCGAGGGCCGAGGGGAGCCCATAGGGGGCGTGTACGAGGCGCATGCCTCGGCCGCCGCCGCCCGCGGCGGCTTTGATCATGATAGGGAAGCCGATCTCTCGGGCGCAGTCGATAAGGTCTGCATCGGTCCCGGCCCCTGAGCCCGGAATCACCTTGAGCCCCGCCTTCTTCATGGCCTCTCTGGCCGACACCTTCGCGCCCATGGTGGCGATGTGGTCCGGGTGGGGGCCAATGAACACCAGGCCAGCATCGGCACACGCAGCGGCAAACTCCGCGTTCTCACTAAGAAAACCATATCCGGGGTGTACAGCATCGACGGCGCTCTCCTTTGCGATATCCACGATCTGCGCAAAGTCCAAATACCCTTGGGTCCCACTCAACCGATAGGCTTCATCCGCGAGGCGCACATGCAAAGATCCCCGATCGACGTCGCTGTAAATGACCACCGCGCGAATCCCGAGATCACGCAAGCTACGAATGATGCGGACGGCAATTTCCCCGCGATTGGCGACCAAGACCCGTGAAAACATCCCACGGTGTGGCCAGTTTCAAAGGGCCTGTCAAGACTTCGGGACGCTACAAGGGGGCTTAAGTGCGGCAAATGGCGGCTCGGGCCGGTGATTTGACGGACGGTGGTAGAATGCGGCATCGTTTTCAGGTGATGTCATTGTCGAAGCCCCCCGAAACCTCTCCCGCCGGCACCCAAGAGCCCGGGTTCGAGGAGATTTTGGCTCGGTTGAAAGAGCTGGTCGAACAACTGGAGGGGGGCGAGCTTCCCTTAGAGACGGCTGTGGCCCTGTTTGAGGAGGGCGTGCGGCTTTCCAAAGTCGGGGCTCAACGTCTCGACGAAGCGGAGCTCAAAGTCGAAGAACTTCTTTCAGGTTCCAAGGATGTTCAAACGCGACCAATTCCCAAGGATGCAATGGGGAAGCCATGAGTCAAAAAATCATCGTCGAAACGTCATATCAAGATGCAGGTGAGTTCATTGATGGCTTCCAAAACCAAGTGGACGACCAACATCTCGTGCTTCCCACTTCGATAGTGGTAGCCGAAGATGAGTGGGTGGAGTTTCATGTTGCACTGGCGGATCAGAGTGCGATCTTCGAAGGCGCAGGCCGGTGCGTGGCTGTATTGGACAACGGCGATGAAAGAGAGGCAAGCCAACGGTTCGACTTGATGCTCGATTCGCTTGAACTCAAGGGTGTCTCTCAGGTGCTGTATGAGGAGCTGATAAGGGCTCGCTCGCTGGCCGAAGAAGATGCGACCGAGTATGCCGAGGTGCTGTCGACGGATGCGTCGCACGATCTCGACCAAACAGACGACGCGCTAGGAAATATGGGAGAGGCGACTTATTTATCCCGGCCACCGGTCGAGGGCTCGTGGCGGCCTGTGGCAGTGGAAGATGATCACGTTTCCAAACCGCCCTCCTCGGGATTGTTTACCTATGAGGGGGGCCTCCCGTTGCCCCTCAGGCCTCCCCGGCCGGCGGCAGGGACGTATTATGCGGTTGAACCCGCGCCCAGGCCGGAGGCGCAAACGCACACCCCCGATGACGACGAGGAAACTCAGGACCCCGCTCAGGATTCGGATATGACAGTGGACGCCTGAAGTTGCGTTCAGGAAATGGACGAACATGCAGAATTGGCGCACACTTCCGCACATGAAATCGTCGATTTGGATGGGACTCATGTTCCTGCTTGTGCTTGGGCGAATAGCGCCTGCACATGCGCAACAGCCTGCGACTTCTGCGCCCGATAAGACGGAGCGCGAAGAGCGTTTTGTTTTGAACAACAGTTGGCTGGGACCGGTCGGCGGTTTCCATGTTGTAGATGCCGGGTCTGCCCCGAAGGGCACCTTCCGCTTGCAACTGGGCGTCGATTTTTTCTCTACCAGTGACTTTTTGATCGTGGGGGACCAACACGATCACGTTGGCGGCAGTTTATCTCTCAGCTGGACACCATTGAGCTTCTTAGAGCTGAGCGCTGCCTTTCTGGGGGTGAGCAATACGAATTCTCAAAGCGATCCTGAGCTTTTCCAGGTCATAGGAGACGTTAATCTCGACGTGAAAGCATTTCACAACATCCTACCCTGGTTGATCGTGGGGGGAGATTTCGGCGCCACCTTGCTTAACAGCGTGGGTGATATTGGCGTGGACTTGGCAGCCACAAGTCTTGCGTTGCGTGCTAATGCCAGCACCGATTTCCGCCGTCTCCGGCACCCGATACCGCTGCTTGCGCGTTTGGGGGTGCAGTATCAACTTGATAACTCCTCAAAGCTTATCGACGGGGTCGAGGAGAGTCGATTTAACACGCTTCCAGATGCTCCCGCGGATCCTCAGTTTGAGAGCCGGCACTTGGTGTCGGCTGTGGAACGGTATTCTCTCGCCATCAATAGGACGGATCGGATCAATGTTAGCCTCGGCGTTGAAGCACCCCTCACCGTGGCGAAGAATTTTGTCATCAGTCCCATTGCGGAGTGGCAGCTTGGTATTCCCGTCAACCGCCAGGGATACACATGTTTGTTTGTTTCGGAGCCGGGCTCATCGTCGACCTCCGCCGCGGGTGAGGATAGTTGCCTCCAAAAGCGAGGATTTGCCGCCTATCCAATGGTGCTGAGCTTAGGGGCAAAATTCCTTCCGCCCGTCCGAGGGTTGGCGGTCTTTGCTGGAATAGACATCGGCCTTCAAGGGACGTCCAAGTTCGTGCGCGAGCTTGCTCCGGTGGCGCCGTACTCGGTGTTGGCGGGAATATCCTACGCCTATGACACGAAGAGACCCGAGCCGGTGGTCATTGAACGCAGCTTGGCTTCCCAATCCCAGGTCACTAAGGTCGGGAAACTCAGCGGTATGGTCGAAGCCCAAGACACGCACGCGGGCGTTGGGCGCGCGGAGATTCACTTTGCGGGCACAAACCTCAACCCCATGCTCACCGACAACAGTGGGCGTTTCACGAGCTATCCCCTGCCGCCCGGGCCTGTACGCCTTGAGATTCGCGCGCCGGGGTATGAAACCAGTACATGTCTTGCCGAGATTCCCGAGCACCCACAAGATGTGATCGTTCGGTGCCAGCTTAAGGCGGTCTCGGTACTTGAGAACGCGACCGTTCATGTGGTCGATGACAAGGACGTGCCCGTGGCCGGTGCGCGCGTTTTGTTTATGGGTGCTGGGGCTCGGGGCACGGCCAGCCCCCTTGTCCCTGAGGTGCAAACTGATGCGCAAGGGGACGCCACGGTGACGTTAAAGCCGGGCGAGTACGTGTTGAGGGTGGATTCGCCAGAATATCTGCTTCGGCAAAAGAGCGTAAGCGTTCCTGCCGAGCAAAAGTTAGCCATAAAAGCTGTCTTGACCTTGAAACCCAAAACCCCACTTGTGCGCGTTCTCAATGACAAGCTCGTCCTAGGCCGCCAGATCCATTTTGAGCCTGGTAAAGCTGAAATTTCTCTCGACAGCACGCAATTGATGGAAGCGATTGCAGATATCCTCTTGCGCAATCCCGCCATCATTCGCGTGGAGATCCAGGGTCATACCGACAACACGGGAAGCGCAGAGCTTAACAAAACCTTGTCAGAACGCAGGGCTCAAGCCGTGCGCACGTGGTTGATTGACGAGGCGGGCGTGGATGGTGACCGATTGATTGCGCGGGGCTTTGGACTTGAGCAACCGTTGGT carries:
- a CDS encoding NAD(+)/NADH kinase — encoded protein: MTTSFSRHSQLPRHPRVLAIYKKSAYQTYVRERKNPRMVELLKRKDRSVHRLLESHEAHVTGVKAAHEILTSLGAKVVLRYRSDAGQTDDFDLVVTLGGDGTLLWVSHFVGAETPLLAINTAPEDSVGYYCAGSVQTMRELFTRALKGELPSVRLTRMRIEMDDELVHNRILNDMLFAHECPAATSRYLIEHNGILEDQKSSGVWVGPAAGSTAARRSAGGAVMPLLSKRLQFVVREPYLMNRSSPAISKGYVAPGRALILQSKMRPGRLYLDGSRLQRVVEFGAVLKMMQSDEPLLLLGHQRAR
- a CDS encoding methylated-DNA--[protein]-cysteine S-methyltransferase, translated to MAWSKNGLVAVSFQRFDASDAWAKAAQMKVPDEFARPLMHYFAGEPVNPALLRVDLQGSDFQKRVWTALRHIPRGSVRSYAGIAADIGSPRAVRAVGGANAANPVAVVVPCHRVVESGFRLGGYSGGLAIKRHLLRLEGIESRDNRVYPGQLELAGG
- a CDS encoding dihydrofolate reductase; this translates as MSRAFSIVAALDQEGGIGKNGTLPWHIPADLKHFRDITTGASVSPAKNLVIMGRRTFQSLPAQVRPLPRRINVVITTQPNLSLPGGVLTAHSIAEALSLEEPKHTPAGTEAFVIGGAQIYELALQSPWCKALYLTRIKARYACDVFFPPIPAGFSLSQRSEDQKHDGLCYWFETYLQCAQPPASSSCPG
- a CDS encoding thymidylate synthase; its protein translation is MQAYLDLVRHVLEHGEPRTDRTGTGTLSVFGIQNRYDLRDGFPLLTTKKVLFSAVVRELLWFLKGSTNIYDNLTQHTPIWDAWADSQGELGPIYGRQWRQWGKEGIDQIQQVVDTIRKDPDSRRLIVSAWNVSDLQKMALPPCHAFFQFYVCNREIDCQLYQRSADLALGVPFNIASYALLLTLIAQECELRPRYLIHTFGDAHLYLNHLDGIKEQLRRAPLPPPSIKVAKKPLFDIEYDDIVLSDYQHHPFIKFQVAV
- a CDS encoding Rho termination factor N-terminal domain-containing protein, which translates into the protein MNKTPFFCGAGMPLAAFFRGTERSLSMSHATRLVNYARWSKRELYERAKALGIYGRSSMTKGELVYELNQHCPTTFARFAIKANAQGQLMWAV
- a CDS encoding SLC13 family permease; its protein translation is MTSEAWFTIAVITLIVIGLIRNIASTDVLMLAGVAVLLLIGVISSAQALSGFSNEGTVTVALLFVLGGAIRDTGAVHGIAHYVLGYPKNALAAQLRLTLPVTCISAFLNNTPLVAMMMPIVGSWSRRIGIPRQALFMPLSYAAILGGTCTLIGHSTNLLVAQLAHDYDATIRFGIFEQAKIGAPIALAGIAYMAIFSRWLLPKGDSQPQNPLGSREYTVSMRVLPDSIVVNKTIEEAGLRQLPGLYLVEIDRGGDVIPAPSPDHVIRSGDELLFAGIVASVVDLRNIRGLVPATNQVDKLAHARPNRRLLEAVVAAHSPLIGHSIRHSRFRTNYDAAIIAVHRSGARIKSKIGDIVLMPGDTLLLETLPTFVKTHQNNASFALISAVEGSEPVQFEKGWVALSIVAIMVVLNALGWMSLLHAVLLATLAMISTRCITFAKARRAVDIPVVLTIAASFGLAAAVSESGLARVLSDGLIGLAEPFGKLGLLCAIYLVTALLGSVITMKAAAVLVFPIAAALSVRTGIDLKSLVFVLIFAGAGNFMSPIAYQTNLMVYGPGGYRLGDFVRFGTPLQLLTAAIAIGLLV
- a CDS encoding ATP-grasp domain-containing protein produces the protein MFSRVLVANRGEIAVRIIRSLRDLGIRAVVIYSDVDRGSLHVRLADEAYRLSGTQGYLDFAQIVDIAKESAVDAVHPGYGFLSENAEFAAACADAGLVFIGPHPDHIATMGAKVSAREAMKKAGLKVIPGSGAGTDADLIDCAREIGFPIMIKAAAGGGGRGMRLVHAPYGLPSALDAARRESMKAFRSDVVYLERAILRPRHVEIQVLGDSFGNAVHLFERDCSIQRRHQKLLEETPAPLTASARALIPEMALAAQRATAHLGYAGAGTMEFLLSEDDNSFYFLEMNTRIQVEHPITELITGLDIVQEQLRVAAGEPLGYTQDDVVHSGHALECRVYAEDPYRGFLPSPGLLKILREPSGGNVRNDTGYYEGAEVPAAYDALISKLCTWGPTREAAIQRMQRALFEYVIVGVDTNLSFLSSVLSTQAFQSGHYATDFIDRHPEVLRAPEPAQDVKRALAIASAYAQQRQRRSGSSAHSAAQGISAWRRTALTPS
- the xseB gene encoding exodeoxyribonuclease VII small subunit yields the protein MSLSKPPETSPAGTQEPGFEEILARLKELVEQLEGGELPLETAVALFEEGVRLSKVGAQRLDEAELKVEELLSGSKDVQTRPIPKDAMGKP
- a CDS encoding OmpA family protein, encoding MKSSIWMGLMFLLVLGRIAPAHAQQPATSAPDKTEREERFVLNNSWLGPVGGFHVVDAGSAPKGTFRLQLGVDFFSTSDFLIVGDQHDHVGGSLSLSWTPLSFLELSAAFLGVSNTNSQSDPELFQVIGDVNLDVKAFHNILPWLIVGGDFGATLLNSVGDIGVDLAATSLALRANASTDFRRLRHPIPLLARLGVQYQLDNSSKLIDGVEESRFNTLPDAPADPQFESRHLVSAVERYSLAINRTDRINVSLGVEAPLTVAKNFVISPIAEWQLGIPVNRQGYTCLFVSEPGSSSTSAAGEDSCLQKRGFAAYPMVLSLGAKFLPPVRGLAVFAGIDIGLQGTSKFVRELAPVAPYSVLAGISYAYDTKRPEPVVIERSLASQSQVTKVGKLSGMVEAQDTHAGVGRAEIHFAGTNLNPMLTDNSGRFTSYPLPPGPVRLEIRAPGYETSTCLAEIPEHPQDVIVRCQLKAVSVLENATVHVVDDKDVPVAGARVLFMGAGARGTASPLVPEVQTDAQGDATVTLKPGEYVLRVDSPEYLLRQKSVSVPAEQKLAIKAVLTLKPKTPLVRVLNDKLVLGRQIHFEPGKAEISLDSTQLMEAIADILLRNPAIIRVEIQGHTDNTGSAELNKTLSERRAQAVRTWLIDEAGVDGDRLIARGFGLEQPLVPNITPANRAQNRRVQFVILERAPNAAPDADSKAVAP